The Persephonella sp. KM09-Lau-8 nucleotide sequence GTTCCACCTCCAAGACCAGCTGCAATAAAAATCATATCAGCACCGTCTATGGCTTCCTTTATCTTATCCAGATTTTCTTTGGCAGCCTCTTCTCCTCTTTCAGGTTTTGAGCCTGCACCAAGACCTTTTGTGATATTTTCACCTATATGAATCTTATTAGGAACATCAAGGGAATCAAGATGCTGTTTATCAGTATTTACTATATATAACTCAACATCCTGCAAACCTTCCTGATACATTCTGGCAACAGCATTACTGCCACCACCACCTACACCAAATACCTTAATTTTTGATGGGTTTTTTGAGTCATAATTAAAATTTTCCATAACTAAAACCTCCTGTGGCTAAAAAATGCTTTTTATTTTTTCTATAAATGACCTTCCAAGGGCAAAAATATCAAATCCTGAGTTGTTAGAAACCACCGGAGCTTGCATAGAGGATAACGCCTTATTTTTTACAAACTGGAGCATACCAATGGAAGTTGAGTATTCTGGATAGGCAACTTTATCACTGAAACCTGTATAATCCTTAGGTTTACCAATTCTAACATCTGTATTGAAGATACTTTCTGCCAGTTCTTTTATATAGAGTGTGTTTGCTACTCCTCCTGTTAAAACTATCCCTCCATTTAGTCTGTTTTCAAATCCCTGTTCTTCAAGGTGTGTTTTTACAAGGTCAAATATCTCAGAAAGTCTGGCTTCTATAGTATCAATAAGCTCATAATGGTCAACATGAACAGGCTCTTCGCTACCTCTTGGATAAACTTCTATCATTTCTTCCTGTGCAACATCTGTTATTGCAGCTCCATACTCTATTTTAAGAGATTCTGCTTCTTCTTTTGAGACTTTGAATCTGTGGGCGATATCCATTGTGATTTGATTTCCACCTACAGGAAGGGATTTTATATATTCTATGCTTCCTTCTTTGTAAACAGCCATATCTGTGGTTCCGGCTCCTATATCCAGCACTACAATTCCCATCTCTTTCTCTTCAGGGTAAAGAACTGCCGTTGAAGATGCTATTGGATTGGCAACGAAATCTATAACTCTAAGGCCTGCGGCTTCTATAACTTTCTTCAGGTTAGTAAATGCATTAATCTTGTCAAGAACTATATGGAATTTTGCCTCTATTCTGGATGCAACCAGTCCAACAGGGTCTATGACTTCATCTTCATCATCAAGTATATATTTTTGAGGTATTATATGGATTACTTCTAAATTTTCCTTTTGTGGCTGGAGCTTGGAAGAAACCTTTTCTATTAACTGACTAATATCCATCTGGGTTATCATCTTTTGAGGAGTATTAAACTCTACCTTTTCACTGTCATTTCTACATTCAAGATGATATCCACTTACATTTGCAACCACACCACTGATTTTAATTCCTGAAATACTTTCAGCCATATCTATTGCTTTTCTTATTGAGTTAATAACATCATTGGGTTTTGTAATAACTCCCTTTTCAATACCTTTTGATGGAACCTCCCCATGACCTACAATGTGCAAATCCCCTGATTCGTCTATATCCCCTACAAGGGCTGTTATTTTTGATGTTCCGATATCAAGGGCTACCACAATGTTTTGCTTCCCCATTTTATCTCCTCACTACTACCATTGATTCAAAACTAAAATTAAGGTAAGAAAATTCAGAAATTCCTACCTTTTTAATAAATGTTTTGGCTCTTTCTATACTTTTTTCAAGATCTTTTGTGCTGAAAACCACAATTTTATTATCTGAGGTTTTGCAGGCTATCTGGCTTTTATACACATAAAATCTTTTTATATTAAGCAAATCCTGAAATTCTTCTTTTATCAAATCCACTTTTTGCAGTTTTTCTTTTTTTATAGTTTTATCATTATATACTATGATAGGAAGATTTTTTGTATATTTTTTACCATAATATTTTGGGTCTAATCTGACACCATCCTCATCAATTAGATACTGCTTTTTCTTGTAAGAGATAATTGCAAAAGGTTTTCTTTCAAGGACTATAAGGTCTATATTACCGACAAATAATCTATTAATAGCTACTTCCTTTACAAAATTATATTTTTTAAGTTCTTTTTTTATTTTTTCTTTGTCTATAAAAAACCAGTTTTCTTTCTCAAATATTTTTTTAATATCTTCTTTTGTGAATTTGTCTGTTCCTTTTACGTTTACCTGTTTTATCTCAAAAAATTCTTTTACATAAGGCAGTGTAGGAGAAAATACACCAAATGCCGCACACAAAATTATCCAGAATACTGCAAGTGTTATCTTTGCTTTCTTACTCATCTAAAGCTCCTTTTATTATTTCCAGAACAAGCCTGTCAAAATCTATTCCTTTTGCAGCTGCTGCTTTTGGAACAAGGCTATGGTCTGTCATACCTGGAATTGTGTTTATTTCCAGTAAATAAGGGATTTCTTTTTCATCAAGCATATAGTCTATTCTTACGACTCCTCTGCATTCAAGCAGTTTATAAAGTTTTAGAGAATCTTCTTCCAGTCTTTTCCGTGTTTCCTCTTTCATATAAGGTGAGATTATATACTGGGTTTTTTCTGATAAATATTTGTTTTCAAAATCATAAAATCCTTCTTCAACTTTGATTTCGATAGGCTCTAAAACCTGTCCATTAAGAATTCCAACAGTGATTTCTCTGCCTTTTATATATTGTTCAATCAATACCTTTGGATCCAGTTCCAATGCTTTTTTAACTGCTTCTTTCAATTCTTCGTTATTATTAACTATAAAAACTCCTATTGATGAGCCTTCTGTGTCTGGTTTTACCACAACTGGAAACTGAAGATTAATCTGTTTTAGCTGGGAATTATCCTCTATTAAAACCCAGTCTGGTGTATTTATTCCGTTAGCTCGGGCAATTTCTTTGGTCAGGTTTTTGTCAATGGCTATAGCACTGGCTTTAATAGGTGAGCCTGTGTATCTAAAACCAAGGGTTTCCAGGAAACCCTGTATTGCTCCATCTTCTCCACCTTTACCGTGAAGCATATTAAAAACAAGGTCTGGATTGTATTCAAGCAAAGACTTTGTAAATTCTGGTGGATTGACAGGGTCAAAAACTTTGTAATTTAGAGATAATCTTTTCAGTGCTTCTTCAACTGCCTGCCCACTTTTTATTGATATTTCTCTTTCTGATGAAGACCCTCCGTATAATAGTGCTATTTTCAGCTTATTCAACAATTTCTATTTCCCTTTCAAGTTTAATTTTGTATAATTCCCCAATTCTTCTTTCGGCAGTCTGTATTAATTCCTTTAATTCTTTGAACTTTCCTCCACCGAAATTAACCAGAAAGTTGGCATGCTTGTCTGAGAAAGCAACATTTCCTATTCTGTATCCTTTTAGACCTGCCTTTTCAAGTAGATAACCTGCTGCATAGTTTGGTGGATTTTTGAAGGTTGAGCCAGATGTTGGTAGATTAAGTGGCTGTTTTTTGTTTCTTTCTTCAAGATGTTTTTTAATTATTTGGGTTATATTTCTGTCTGAAAGTTTTAGTTTTATTGTAGCTTCAAAAACAAAACCATTTTTCTGGAATGGAGAATGTCTGTATTTAAAGTCTATTTCCTCTCTTTTTAGTCTGTGGATATTCCCCTCTTTATCTATCCAGATTACCTCATGGATTATGTCTGCAATCTCGCTGCCGAAAGCTCC carries:
- the murB gene encoding UDP-N-acetylmuramate dehydrogenase; its protein translation is MNWIEFEENVDLSKFCTIKIGGTARKIYFPKNQQEIIDLIKLSTDTGKSFFPIGIGSNTVFSDGILEHIFVSTKNLKKYEIIEKEGFFYIKAQAGVSFKTINSIIKKYNLEGFENLSGIPATIGGAVVMNAGAFGSEIADIIHEVIWIDKEGNIHRLKREEIDFKYRHSPFQKNGFVFEATIKLKLSDRNITQIIKKHLEERNKKQPLNLPTSGSTFKNPPNYAAGYLLEKAGLKGYRIGNVAFSDKHANFLVNFGGGKFKELKELIQTAERRIGELYKIKLEREIEIVE
- the ftsA gene encoding cell division protein FtsA, giving the protein MGKQNIVVALDIGTSKITALVGDIDESGDLHIVGHGEVPSKGIEKGVITKPNDVINSIRKAIDMAESISGIKISGVVANVSGYHLECRNDSEKVEFNTPQKMITQMDISQLIEKVSSKLQPQKENLEVIHIIPQKYILDDEDEVIDPVGLVASRIEAKFHIVLDKINAFTNLKKVIEAAGLRVIDFVANPIASSTAVLYPEEKEMGIVVLDIGAGTTDMAVYKEGSIEYIKSLPVGGNQITMDIAHRFKVSKEEAESLKIEYGAAITDVAQEEMIEVYPRGSEEPVHVDHYELIDTIEARLSEIFDLVKTHLEEQGFENRLNGGIVLTGGVANTLYIKELAESIFNTDVRIGKPKDYTGFSDKVAYPEYSTSIGMLQFVKNKALSSMQAPVVSNNSGFDIFALGRSFIEKIKSIF
- a CDS encoding FtsQ-type POTRA domain-containing protein yields the protein MSKKAKITLAVFWIILCAAFGVFSPTLPYVKEFFEIKQVNVKGTDKFTKEDIKKIFEKENWFFIDKEKIKKELKKYNFVKEVAINRLFVGNIDLIVLERKPFAIISYKKKQYLIDEDGVRLDPKYYGKKYTKNLPIIVYNDKTIKKEKLQKVDLIKEEFQDLLNIKRFYVYKSQIACKTSDNKIVVFSTKDLEKSIERAKTFIKKVGISEFSYLNFSFESMVVVRR
- a CDS encoding D-alanine--D-alanine ligase — protein: MNKLKIALLYGGSSSEREISIKSGQAVEEALKRLSLNYKVFDPVNPPEFTKSLLEYNPDLVFNMLHGKGGEDGAIQGFLETLGFRYTGSPIKASAIAIDKNLTKEIARANGINTPDWVLIEDNSQLKQINLQFPVVVKPDTEGSSIGVFIVNNNEELKEAVKKALELDPKVLIEQYIKGREITVGILNGQVLEPIEIKVEEGFYDFENKYLSEKTQYIISPYMKEETRKRLEEDSLKLYKLLECRGVVRIDYMLDEKEIPYLLEINTIPGMTDHSLVPKAAAAKGIDFDRLVLEIIKGALDE